TGGCGAGTTTGCTTATGAAGCTTGGTGGAATGCAATTCAGCCTTGGGATGAAGAGAAATATTGTATGTACGCTAATGAATTTGTGTTTACTCGTGGTGAAAATGGCTTAACCTTCGAACAAACGGTTGGTCCTGCTTTTGTGCCAGGAACTTATGCCGATGATTTAGGGGTAGATGGCGATACTTGTCACGATGAAACGGTTGCAACAACTATGTTTGGTGTCAAAAATGTATCATTTTTACCATCAACATCAAAAGCAGCTTTAGAAGGTAGTTATAATGATGAGCCTTATAGACAATCAACTTTCGAAATTTCGGATGGTGGTTTTATGGGATGGTATGTTGGTGCTAGTACTTACGATATTATTTCTATAAGTGAAGATGAGTTACGTGTTAGAATTATTCAAGTAGGTGGTGGTGAAGCATGGTATCATGTATTTACATCTAGTAAACCGGTAGAAGGAGAAGCCGATTTCGAATCGGAATTTAATACACTAGCATGGTCTGATGAGTTTGATACTGATGGAGCGCCAAATGCTGCTAATTGGACTTACGATTTAGGTGCAGGAGGCTGGGGAAACCAAGAAGTACAAACATATACTGAAGATGCTAGTAATGTCATTGTTGAAGATGGTATGCTTAAAATTACTGCCAAAAAAGATGGTACAGATTACACATCTGCACGTTTAAAATCTATCGACTTATACGAATTTAAATATGGTCGTGTTGAGGTAAAAGCTAAACTTCCAGCAGCACAAGGTACATGGCCTGCTATTTGGATGTTAGGTGCTAATTTTCCAGAAGTTGGTTGGCCAATGTGTGGAGAAATTGATATTATGGAACAAACTGGTGCTGATAAAAACACATCTTTAGGTACATACCATTGGTTCGATACAGGCACAAATGCTAATGCGAGTTATGGAGAAACCATTTCTGTAGAAAATGCGTCTTCAGAATTTCATCTATACACTTTGGAGTGGACAGAGGCAAAAATCACTGTTTTATTAGATAACGTTGTGGTTGTTGCCATGGATAACAATGCCGATTTACCATTTTATGATAAAGATTTCTTCTTAATCTTAAATGTTGCTATGGGCGGTACATTAGGTGGCGATATTGATCCGGCATTTACTGAAGATACAATGGAAATCGATTATGTAAGAGTTTACGAATAATAATATGAGAGCACATAAATTAGTTTTTTTAACGATAGTTTCAGTCGTTTTTATGTCGAGTAGCGCCATTGGTCAAAATAAAACTTTGGCGCAAAAGTTAACAAGCAAAGAAACCACTGTAGATCAAAAAGTTGCTGAATTACTTTCAAAAATGACTTTGGAAGAAAAAATTGGGCAAATGAATCAGTATAACGGGTTTTGGAACGTTACCGGTCCAACACCGTCTTCTGGCGATGCGGCCCATAAATATGAACATTTAAGAAAAGGCTACGTTGGTTCTATGCTTAATGTTCGTGGAGTAGAAGAGGTGCGTGCCGTTCAAAAAATTGCGGTTGAAGAAACGCGTTTGGGTATTCCTTTAATTATTGGTTTTGATGTTATTCACGGTTATAAAACGTTAAGTCCAATTCCATTAGCTGAAGCGGCGAGTTGGGATTTAGAAGCTATTAAAAAATCGGCAGAAATTGCAGCTTTAGAAGCTTCCGCGGCTGGTATTAACTGGACGTTCGCTCCTATGGTAGATATTTCTAGAGATGCTCGCTGGGGACGTGTTATGGAAGGTGCAGGAGAAGATACTTATTTAGGGTCTAAAATAGCGATAGCTAGAGTACAAGGTTTTCAAGGTGAAGATTTAACTCAACCAAATACCATTGCAGCCTGTGCAAAGCATTGGGCAGGTTATGGGTTTACCGAATCAGGAAAAGATTATAATACGGTAGATGTTGGAACTTCAACCTTAAATAATATTATTTTTCCACCATTTAAAGCAACCGTAGATGCTGGCGTAAAAACTTTTATGAACTCTTTTAACGAATTAAACGGAATTCCTGCTACAGCAAATGCGTTTTTACAACGTGATGTTTTAAAAGATAAATGGAAATTCGATGGATTTGTAGTATCCGATTGGGGTTCTATGTCTGAAATGATAAACCATGGTTATGCCGAAAATGTAAAACATGCTGCCGAACTTTCAGTAAAAGCGGGTTCGGATATGGATATGGAATCTTATGCGTACGTCAATGAGTTGGCTAATTTGGTGAAAGAAGGAAAAGTTAATGAAGATCTAATTAATGATGCAGCTTCTCGTATTTTGAAAGTGAAGTTTGAATTAGGACTTTTTGATGATCCTTATAAATATTGTGATGAAAAAAGGGAGAAAGATATCATTGGAAGTCAGAAAATAAATGATGCCGTTTTAGATGTTGCAAAAAAATCTATTGTACTTCTTAAAAACGAAAATAACGTATTGCCTTTAAAAAAGAAGGGACAGAATATTGCTGTTATTGGTGTTTTGGCTAACGATAAAACAAGTCCGCTCGGAAGTTGGAGAATTGCTGCAGACGATAATACAGCGGTTTCTGTTTTAGAAGGTTTAGCTAAATATTCTGGTAACAAGGTTACATATGCAAAAGGTGCCGATGTGGCACTTGGAGAGGCTTCTTTTCCTTTTGAATTAGAAATTAATACCAAAGATAAAAGTGGTTTTGAAGAAGCTAAGAAAGTAGCTGAAAACGCCGATGTTGTAATAATGGTGTTAGGTGAACACGGTTTTCAGAGTGGAGAAGCACGAAGCCGATCTAAAATAGGTCTACCTGGCGTTCAACAAGAGTTATTAGAAGCTGTTTACGCTGTTAATAAAAATATTGTTTTAGTATTGAACAATGGAAGGCCGTTAACTATTTCTTGGGCAGACGCACATATTCCTGCTATTGTAGAAGGATGGCAATTGGGTACACAAAGTGGTCATGCAATTGCGCAAGTATTGTATGGTGATTATAACCCGAGTGGTAAATTACCTATGACATTTCCTAGAAGTGTTGGACAAGTACCTATTTATTACAATTATAAAAACACAGGGCGTCCAGCAGCAAACGAGCCCAATAGCGTGTTTTGGTCGCATTATATAGACGAAAGTAATACGCCTCTTTATGCTTTTGGGCACGGATTAAGTTATACCTCGTTTTCTTATAGTGATTTAAAAGTGAACAAAATTTCAGATACCCATGTTGAGGTTTCAGTTGAATTAAAAAACACTGGAAAGTATAAAGGTAAAGAAGTTGCGCAATTATACATTCGCGATTTATTTGCTAGCGTAACACGCCCAGTAAAAGAATTAAAAGGTTTTGAATTGGTTGAGTTGGAGCCAAACGAAGCTAAAACGATAACATTTCAATTAACAGAAAAAGAACTTGGGTTTTATAATAATAGTGGTGATTTTATTGTGGAATCGGGCGATTTTAAAGTCTTTGTTGGTGGAAGTTCAGTTACTGAGCTAGAAGCTAAATTTGAATTATAGAAATTGAAGAGTTCGATTAATAATAACTATAATAGCGAAGACTAAAAATTGTGTTTATTAGTTTAGATTGTTTAAAAGAGTTAAGTTTTTGCTTAACTCTTTTTTATTTGAAAAAATTAATTTTTAAACAATGAAAAGTTAAAGCCTTTTTCCTCTAATCTTTTATATTTTTTGTAATCGAATTTATATAAGAAAGCACCTTTTTTAGAACCCGATTTATCCTTTTCATTTAATGGAATAAGTAACTTTAAAGACATTAATTTTTTTCTGAAATTTCTAGTATCTAAAGTTTTCTGGAAAATGGCTTCGTATAAATTTTGAAACTGCGGAATCGTAAATTTTTTAGGAAGTAACTCAAATCCAATAGGGTAAAATCTAGCTTTTCTGCGTAATCTATTTAATGCATCTTCAATCATTAAATCGTGATCTAAAACTAATTTTGGGAGTTTATCTACCTCGTACCAAATAGCATCGTGTTTTATAACCAATTCCTTATCATAATCATCAATACGAATTAATGCGTAGTGTGCTATAGAAATACAGCGTGCACCAGGATCTCGGTCAATATTAGAGTAGGTTTTTAACTCTTCCATAAAGATGTTCTCTAAACCCGTAATTTCTTTTAAAACCCGTCTAGCGGCCTCATTTGCAGCTTCGTTAGGTTTTACAAAACTTCCAATTAAAGATAAAGTACCTTTAAAAGGTTCTACGCGTCTTTCAAAAACTAATAATTTTAAAATGCCTTTATCAAAACCAAAAATGATACAATCTGTAGCCACATAAATGCGGTTTTCAGGCGCATAAATATCATTTAAGGGTAGGTTATTATGATCCATAAAAACAAATTTAAAAAATACCTTTAACTAAATTAGACTAAATGAAGTATTTAAAGGTTTTTAGTTGAGTAGGGTTTACTTTATGTGCTATTTGTTTTTTATAAATGAAACAGAACAATTTATAACCTTTTGAAGTTCTTTAGGTAGTGTATTCGAATCCCAAGGGTGTTTGGTATTAAATACATGATTTGCATCTTGTATAATTTCAAGTTGGCTTTGCGGATTCCATTCATGAAGTTGATTAGCCTCATCAATAAGAACGCTGGTATCACTATCACCATGAATAATTAAGTGTGGTGTTTTTAAGTTAGAAACCGCGCGTTTTATGGTTAATCTTTCTTCATTTTTAATGAAATCTTCATAAAACTGATAAAAATGTGGCATTTGTTGTTTTGTTCTTCCGTTTAAAACATATTTTACACCAGTGTTTTTCCACTCGGCCAAACCACCTGCAGTTGCTGTTCTTTTTCTAAAATCACAAACACCAGCTAAGCTTATTACGGTTGTAACTCGTTTATCTTCTTCAGCTTTAATCAATACAATACCGCCACCTCTGCTATGACCTATTAAATTTAGACTGTTTAAATTTATTATAGGTTTAAGTTTTTTATTATCTGAAATCCAATCGATAATTGATTCTAAGTCATCTAATTCTTTTGTGTAATTATTGTTTCCGAAGGCATCTAAATCAGGAAAATCAATAGGTTGTTCCATGGTGCCACCATTATGCGAAAAATTGAATTTTATAAAACAAAATCCCGCTTCCGCGAAAGCGTTTGCCATTAAATTCCAAGCACCCCAATCTTTAAAACCTTTATAACCATGACAAAAAATAATAATAGGAATATTTGTTTTTTCGGCAACAAAACTAACATCAATTAAAATCGATTTTTTGTGCTTTCCATTTATAATATAGCTTTCTTTGGATATCATATTATACTTCCTTTTCGGTGAATGGTATGTTAGGATTACAGATTTCTAAAATTAGTGTTTTTAATTCAACATAGAAATCATCTAGTGTTTCTTGAGTAATTAGAGCATCTTTTTTAGCGCCATTGCCGGCTTTATCTTTTTTAGAAAACTTTAAAAATCCTGCTTTTAAGTTTTTGAATGAAATAATACCAGCTTCTACTGGAAGCGTAATTTCATTAGATAATAACATCATGTAAGCATAGGTTAACACCTGAAAGCTTTTGCTGTATTTGGTATAATCGGTAGTGATGTCTTCCCAGTTTACAATTTCAACTTTATTGGCATCAACACGGCCTGTTTTGTAATCTACAATTCTAGTTACACCGTTATATTCGTCTACACGATCTACTTTTCCTGTGAGTTTTACAGGGAAATCGAGTTCTGGAATTTCGATTAAAACATTATTGTTTGATTCTATTTTGATTATTTTTATTTCATTACCGGCCTTTAAATCTTCAATTTCTAAATCTAAAAAGTTTGAAACATAACGCTTTGCAATTTCGTAAATAATAAGATTCTTTCCTTTTGTAATATCACCTTCTTTAAATTCATTTTTAAAATGAAAAGTGACTTTTTCATTAATTTGGGTTTTAAGCTTTTTAATAATATCAACCGATAAAAAAGACTTTTCTAATGGTTTGTAGAAATCTTCTAATGTATTATGGACAACAGTTCCTAGAGTGTTTGCTGCAACGGTTTCTTCAACTTCATCATGTTCCTTAATTTTTAAAATTTTCTGATAATAAAAATCTATCGGGTTTCTAACGTAGTTAGTAAGCGAAGATGGAGAAAAGCCTTTAGAGGCTATCTCTTTTAATCGGGTTTGCGAATCTTCAGTTTTTTCTACCACTTTTAATTCGGGAGTAATTACAGGTACATGTGGCGCTATAATTTCGTGGTGTATGTTATGGATGTTTTCTAATTCGAGTTGTGTAATAAAACGGCTTTTTTCACCACCTGTTAGCACATCTGCTTCTGTGTTATAAAGTATGTAGACATTTTTTGCACGTTGCAGTAACCTATAGAAGTGATAGGTGTAAACGGCATCTTTTTCTTTATAAGTGGGTAGTTTGTTTTCTATTTTAACATCAAAAGGGATGAATGAATTATTGCTTTTTCCTGAAGGAAGAATACCTTCATTTACCGAAGAAATAATTACGGTTTCAAAATCTAAAACACGCGATTCTAGCATTCCCATAATTTGTAAACCTTGCAAAGGTTCGCCTTGGAAATCTAAGGTTTCCGAACTCAGTAATTCTTTATAAACACCAAACAATGTTGAAATATCTTTGATGTGGTTGTATTTCGAGTTTAACAAGGAAAGTGCATTGAACAATTCATTAAAACGATACAGGTATTCTAAAGAAAGTAAATTAGCATCTTTGTTTTCGTCTAAATAGATTTTTATTTTTGAAATGATTAGACCGCAATTCTTTAGTGCTAAATCTATAGATGTATTCCAGTTTGAAAATAGTAAATCTAAAATCTCGTTAGAGAGTTTGCTTATTTCTTTTAAACGGACTAGAGTAAGATACACCAGGTTGTTGCTATCTATGGTTTCAATAATTTTGGCAGCGTAATCGATATTGTCTATGTAAAATAACGGACGAACAAATTGATGTGATAACACTTTAACAACGTCTTTAAAATAAAAGGCGTTACCCGATGTTTTATGGATATGAAATAAACTTTCAAAAAGGGATGCTAATGGAATGGATTTTAATGGAAATCCCATGGTGATATTTAGCGCTTCTACCGATGATGGTATGGAGTTTAATACAGGAATTAATAGGTTTTCATCACCTAAAACAACAGCGGTGCTTTGTAGTGATTTAGTTTCTGCTTCTATATTTTTTAATAGTGTGCCGATATATTTGGCTTGCCCGATGTTTTTCGGAACGCCATAAATGTTTATATTTTTTTCTTTGGAATAATTTTCGGTAATCCATTCAAACGGATGGTTATCGAAATGTTTCCAGTTTTTTTTGTGCTGCCTTGTAAAGAGTGCAGCATCATGTTTTGGATTGTTTATAAAAACACTATCAATATCCCAATAAACCTTCGCTAAGCCACGTTTTAAAAATTGCTGAATAATGTTCTCCTCAGCAGTATTTAAAGCGTTAAAACCTAAGAAAACGTGTTGCTTATCGGTAAGGTTGTTTATATATGTGTTGCAGTTTTCTGCGGCCTTTCTATAAATTAAACCTTGGTAGCCAATGTTTTTATTTAAAAGTTCTTTTGTGAAATGTTTGTAATAGGTGTAAAGCTTATTCCAAAATTGTAAATATTTTTTAACAAACTCGGTCTGGTTTGCTTCAACAGACCAATGTGTTAATTCTTGAATGTCGCTTAAATAATTAAATATATTTTCCTGAGGAATCAGGTAGCGATCAATTTCGTTAAAGTCTTGAAGTAATATTTGTGCCCATTTAGAAAAGGATTCAAAAGTATCTTGATCTTCCTTTTTTGTGAGTGCTAAATAGCTGTTGTAAAATTCGAAAAGTAATTCTGTGTTCGATGTGGTTTTAAGACCAGATAGATCTTCGACAAATTCTTCGATACTTATAATATCTGGAACAAATATCGTCTCTTGGATAACATGAACTAATTGATGTTTTAAAAAGAGACCTGCTCTTTTACTAGGTAGTACAAATGTGACTTTAGAAAGATTGTAGTTGTTCTTTTTTAAATCGTTTAAAACATCTAAAATGAAAGTTGTTATCATTTTATAAAAATAAAAAACGCTTCGGATATCCGAAGCGTTTTTTGTAAACTTATTTTATTTAAAGTTAACTTTATCTAATTACTTAGCTAAGTTAATTTCAACACGTCTGTTGTTTGCTCTACCAGTTTTAGTTTTGTTAGAGTCGATTGGTTTAGATTCACCGTAACCAAGTGCAGATAATCTAAATGCGTTGATACCGTTTTCAATTAAGTATTCTTTTACAGAATTAGCTCTTGAATCAGATAATCTTTGGTTAAGTTTTTCGCTACCAATACTATCAGTATGCCCTTCAACTGTAAATTTAGAAGTTGGGTATTCTTTTAAGATATTGATGATGTCACCTAATACAGTAGCAGATTGTGCTTTGATAGAAGATTTACCAGTATCGAATAAGATAGTTTTAGCATACTCGTTTAATTGTTTTTGAACAGCTGCAGTAACTTCTGGACAACCAGCGTTTGCAACAGTACCTTTTACTTCAGGACATTTGTCATCTTTGTCTAAAACACCGTCACCATCAGTATCAGGGTAAGGACAACCTTTGTTAGCAGCAGGACCTGCAACATCTGGACATTTATCATCAGCATCAGTTACACCGTCACCGTCAGCATCAGGACAACCAGCTAAAGATTTTAAACCTGCAACAGTTGGGCAGTTATCATCTTTATCAGCTACACCATCACCATCAGAATCAGGACAACCGTTAAATTCAGCAGTACCAGCTTCGTTTGGACAAGTATCTTTGCTATCTTCGATTCCGTCACCATCAGTATCAGGACAACCGTTGAAAGCAGCTAAACCAGCAACATCTGGACAAGCGTCATCTTTATCAAATATAC
The window above is part of the Algibacter sp. L3A6 genome. Proteins encoded here:
- a CDS encoding family 16 glycosylhydrolase produces the protein MKNLKYYIGFILSLTFLFTSCQDDDAAIGNIVAPTGVTISAEIVGQDADNPYGDGSGIVNFTSTADNEITYQFNFGDGKTGVAPSGETVHRFTQTGINTYTVVASAVGTGGVMSSTSMEVEVFSSFSDVEAENFLAGELVGDSKTWYWAANIPLHVGLGPVEDDYGNGEFAYEAWWNAIQPWDEEKYCMYANEFVFTRGENGLTFEQTVGPAFVPGTYADDLGVDGDTCHDETVATTMFGVKNVSFLPSTSKAALEGSYNDEPYRQSTFEISDGGFMGWYVGASTYDIISISEDELRVRIIQVGGGEAWYHVFTSSKPVEGEADFESEFNTLAWSDEFDTDGAPNAANWTYDLGAGGWGNQEVQTYTEDASNVIVEDGMLKITAKKDGTDYTSARLKSIDLYEFKYGRVEVKAKLPAAQGTWPAIWMLGANFPEVGWPMCGEIDIMEQTGADKNTSLGTYHWFDTGTNANASYGETISVENASSEFHLYTLEWTEAKITVLLDNVVVVAMDNNADLPFYDKDFFLILNVAMGGTLGGDIDPAFTEDTMEIDYVRVYE
- the bglX gene encoding beta-glucosidase BglX, yielding MRAHKLVFLTIVSVVFMSSSAIGQNKTLAQKLTSKETTVDQKVAELLSKMTLEEKIGQMNQYNGFWNVTGPTPSSGDAAHKYEHLRKGYVGSMLNVRGVEEVRAVQKIAVEETRLGIPLIIGFDVIHGYKTLSPIPLAEAASWDLEAIKKSAEIAALEASAAGINWTFAPMVDISRDARWGRVMEGAGEDTYLGSKIAIARVQGFQGEDLTQPNTIAACAKHWAGYGFTESGKDYNTVDVGTSTLNNIIFPPFKATVDAGVKTFMNSFNELNGIPATANAFLQRDVLKDKWKFDGFVVSDWGSMSEMINHGYAENVKHAAELSVKAGSDMDMESYAYVNELANLVKEGKVNEDLINDAASRILKVKFELGLFDDPYKYCDEKREKDIIGSQKINDAVLDVAKKSIVLLKNENNVLPLKKKGQNIAVIGVLANDKTSPLGSWRIAADDNTAVSVLEGLAKYSGNKVTYAKGADVALGEASFPFELEINTKDKSGFEEAKKVAENADVVIMVLGEHGFQSGEARSRSKIGLPGVQQELLEAVYAVNKNIVLVLNNGRPLTISWADAHIPAIVEGWQLGTQSGHAIAQVLYGDYNPSGKLPMTFPRSVGQVPIYYNYKNTGRPAANEPNSVFWSHYIDESNTPLYAFGHGLSYTSFSYSDLKVNKISDTHVEVSVELKNTGKYKGKEVAQLYIRDLFASVTRPVKELKGFELVELEPNEAKTITFQLTEKELGFYNNSGDFIVESGDFKVFVGGSSVTELEAKFEL
- a CDS encoding NUDIX hydrolase, with protein sequence MDHNNLPLNDIYAPENRIYVATDCIIFGFDKGILKLLVFERRVEPFKGTLSLIGSFVKPNEAANEAARRVLKEITGLENIFMEELKTYSNIDRDPGARCISIAHYALIRIDDYDKELVIKHDAIWYEVDKLPKLVLDHDLMIEDALNRLRRKARFYPIGFELLPKKFTIPQFQNLYEAIFQKTLDTRNFRKKLMSLKLLIPLNEKDKSGSKKGAFLYKFDYKKYKRLEEKGFNFSLFKN
- a CDS encoding alpha/beta hydrolase family protein, with translation MISKESYIINGKHKKSILIDVSFVAEKTNIPIIIFCHGYKGFKDWGAWNLMANAFAEAGFCFIKFNFSHNGGTMEQPIDFPDLDAFGNNNYTKELDDLESIIDWISDNKKLKPIINLNSLNLIGHSRGGGIVLIKAEEDKRVTTVISLAGVCDFRKRTATAGGLAEWKNTGVKYVLNGRTKQQMPHFYQFYEDFIKNEERLTIKRAVSNLKTPHLIIHGDSDTSVLIDEANQLHEWNPQSQLEIIQDANHVFNTKHPWDSNTLPKELQKVINCSVSFIKNK
- a CDS encoding PD-(D/E)XK nuclease family protein; this translates as MITTFILDVLNDLKKNNYNLSKVTFVLPSKRAGLFLKHQLVHVIQETIFVPDIISIEEFVEDLSGLKTTSNTELLFEFYNSYLALTKKEDQDTFESFSKWAQILLQDFNEIDRYLIPQENIFNYLSDIQELTHWSVEANQTEFVKKYLQFWNKLYTYYKHFTKELLNKNIGYQGLIYRKAAENCNTYINNLTDKQHVFLGFNALNTAEENIIQQFLKRGLAKVYWDIDSVFINNPKHDAALFTRQHKKNWKHFDNHPFEWITENYSKEKNINIYGVPKNIGQAKYIGTLLKNIEAETKSLQSTAVVLGDENLLIPVLNSIPSSVEALNITMGFPLKSIPLASLFESLFHIHKTSGNAFYFKDVVKVLSHQFVRPLFYIDNIDYAAKIIETIDSNNLVYLTLVRLKEISKLSNEILDLLFSNWNTSIDLALKNCGLIISKIKIYLDENKDANLLSLEYLYRFNELFNALSLLNSKYNHIKDISTLFGVYKELLSSETLDFQGEPLQGLQIMGMLESRVLDFETVIISSVNEGILPSGKSNNSFIPFDVKIENKLPTYKEKDAVYTYHFYRLLQRAKNVYILYNTEADVLTGGEKSRFITQLELENIHNIHHEIIAPHVPVITPELKVVEKTEDSQTRLKEIASKGFSPSSLTNYVRNPIDFYYQKILKIKEHDEVEETVAANTLGTVVHNTLEDFYKPLEKSFLSVDIIKKLKTQINEKVTFHFKNEFKEGDITKGKNLIIYEIAKRYVSNFLDLEIEDLKAGNEIKIIKIESNNNVLIEIPELDFPVKLTGKVDRVDEYNGVTRIVDYKTGRVDANKVEIVNWEDITTDYTKYSKSFQVLTYAYMMLLSNEITLPVEAGIISFKNLKAGFLKFSKKDKAGNGAKKDALITQETLDDFYVELKTLILEICNPNIPFTEKEV
- a CDS encoding OmpA family protein; the protein is MKNLSRLLFAMLLVLGYSNANAQDKNNPWQITIGVNAVDAYPSGDGSLFAGGGFASDSFGDEFGNASDHWNILPSLSTISVSKYLSDGFSFGVTGSLNKIEKWGDISSDPDVENSVDDLSYYGVDGTIKYNFLDGTTIDPFVGLGGGYTWIDEIGAGTVNGTVGLNVWFNENIGLTLQTSYKHAFEDYLDTHFQHTAGISIKFGGTDTDGDGIFDKDDACPDVAGLAAFNGCPDTDGDGIEDSKDTCPNEAGTAEFNGCPDSDGDGVADKDDNCPTVAGLKSLAGCPDADGDGVTDADDKCPDVAGPAANKGCPYPDTDGDGVLDKDDKCPEVKGTVANAGCPEVTAAVQKQLNEYAKTILFDTGKSSIKAQSATVLGDIINILKEYPTSKFTVEGHTDSIGSEKLNQRLSDSRANSVKEYLIENGINAFRLSALGYGESKPIDSNKTKTGRANNRRVEINLAK